From a single Candidatus Methanoperedens sp. genomic region:
- a CDS encoding thioredoxin family protein: MNKTHTAKALRAQSIGIRFLTTGKIMKVTLIHADWCPICQATKKLWNELRKEHQFDYEEVNLTSPQGMEYVKKYALHAVPATLIDDKVAFLGLPEKAKAIEAVRSI; encoded by the coding sequence GTGAATAAAACCCACACCGCAAAGGCGCTAAGAGCGCAAAGTATTGGTATCAGGTTTTTGACCACAGGTAAAATTATGAAAGTAACACTGATTCATGCGGACTGGTGTCCCATTTGCCAGGCAACCAAGAAGCTGTGGAATGAGCTTCGGAAGGAACACCAGTTTGATTATGAAGAGGTGAACCTGACCTCGCCTCAGGGCATGGAGTATGTGAAAAAATATGCTTTACATGCGGTGCCTGCCACCTTGATTGATGATAAGGTCGCATTTTTAGGTCTGCCTGAAAAGGCAAAGGCGATAGAGGCTGTGAGAAGCATTTAA
- a CDS encoding cysteate synthase, whose translation MTESEAACSVSISQFNPIISIPADSKYSLVCTGCGGVYFDDSLKCPSDNALLRTNYRNKKLNLKNVRGIGKFHDWLPVHEIITSDSGPVTYKSTELATELGLKNLFIGFNGYWPERGAFIKTCSFKELEAFPTLQKFRNSGTSLVLASAGNTARAFAHVSALTGVKVYIVIPASGVPRMWLPEEPTDSINIIQMGPNCDYTDSIHLAERLSAMSGMRAEGGARNVARRDGMGTVMLDASVFMKRMPDHYFQAIGSGTGGIAAWEASLRLLEDGRFGMKLPELHLSQNLPFAPMLNAWKAGRREIIKDIDMPEPKKLIHEMYADILSNREPPYSVTGGVYDALCSTNGSMYGISNSETKTAQQLFESVEGIDIFPPAAVAVASLIHAVESGKVEADEHILLNITGGGVKRLEQDYHLYKIEPAAHAENATVSLSEII comes from the coding sequence ATGACAGAGAGCGAAGCGGCATGTAGTGTAAGCATTTCCCAGTTTAACCCGATTATCTCAATACCCGCGGATTCAAAATATTCCCTTGTCTGCACAGGCTGCGGAGGCGTTTATTTTGACGACAGCCTGAAATGTCCCTCTGATAATGCGCTGCTGCGTACAAATTACAGGAATAAAAAGCTCAATTTAAAAAATGTCCGCGGAATTGGAAAATTCCATGACTGGCTGCCCGTACATGAGATAATAACATCAGATTCCGGTCCTGTCACCTACAAAAGCACAGAGCTTGCAACCGAGCTGGGACTGAAGAATCTGTTCATCGGTTTTAATGGTTACTGGCCAGAAAGAGGGGCTTTTATTAAAACATGCAGTTTCAAGGAGCTTGAAGCCTTCCCCACCCTTCAGAAATTCAGAAATTCCGGTACATCGCTCGTACTTGCTTCAGCAGGAAATACTGCGCGTGCATTTGCGCATGTATCGGCATTAACCGGGGTAAAAGTGTACATTGTCATCCCGGCAAGCGGAGTTCCGAGGATGTGGCTCCCAGAAGAGCCCACTGATTCCATAAACATTATACAGATGGGTCCCAATTGCGATTATACCGATTCCATACATCTTGCAGAGCGGCTTTCTGCCATGTCTGGAATGCGGGCAGAAGGCGGAGCGAGAAATGTAGCGCGCAGGGACGGGATGGGAACTGTAATGCTCGATGCGTCGGTGTTTATGAAACGAATGCCAGACCATTATTTCCAGGCTATAGGAAGCGGAACAGGGGGTATTGCAGCATGGGAAGCCTCGCTTCGACTCCTTGAGGACGGAAGATTCGGCATGAAATTGCCAGAGCTTCATCTTTCCCAGAACCTGCCTTTTGCGCCAATGCTCAATGCCTGGAAGGCAGGAAGACGTGAAATCATTAAAGATATCGATATGCCGGAGCCGAAAAAACTCATACATGAGATGTATGCCGATATCCTGTCCAACCGTGAGCCTCCTTATTCCGTCACAGGTGGCGTGTATGATGCGCTATGTTCAACTAACGGTAGCATGTACGGGATTTCCAACAGCGAAACTAAAACCGCACAGCAATTGTTCGAAAGCGTAGAAGGAATTGATATCTTCCCGCCTGCTGCAGTCGCAGTGGCATCCTTAATCCATGCTGTGGAGAGCGGGAAAGTGGAAGCCGATGAACATATCTTATTGAATATAACAGGCGGGGGAGTGAAGAGGCTTGAGCAGGATTATCATCTCTATAAGATAGAGCCGGCAGCACACGCCGAAAATGCAACCGTCTCACTTTCTGAAATAATTTAA
- a CDS encoding flavodoxin domain-containing protein translates to MPKLVIIYGTGSHNTERMAVALEEGARAEGIETVLKNVNDADKNELRDADAVAIGSPNYNHAMMPTVKKFLNDISDIDLSGKVGLAFGSYGWSFEATDEINSKLKSFGSEMIQDLYVKRMPGDEELELCRRVGSLLACKIKK, encoded by the coding sequence ATGCCAAAACTTGTAATCATCTACGGCACAGGTTCGCATAATACAGAGCGGATGGCAGTTGCATTGGAAGAAGGCGCAAGAGCTGAAGGCATAGAGACCGTGCTGAAAAATGTAAATGATGCAGACAAGAATGAACTCAGGGATGCCGATGCTGTGGCAATAGGATCGCCCAACTATAACCATGCCATGATGCCCACGGTTAAAAAATTCCTAAATGACATTTCGGATATTGACCTATCGGGAAAAGTGGGTCTTGCTTTTGGTTCATACGGCTGGAGCTTTGAAGCCACAGATGAAATTAACAGTAAATTAAAATCGTTTGGCTCGGAAATGATACAGGATTTATATGTGAAAAGGATGCCTGGCGATGAAGAGCTTGAGTTATGCAGGAGAGTTGGTTCATTGTTAGCGTGTAAAATCAAGAAGTAA
- the cobB gene encoding hydrogenobyrinic acid a,c-diamide synthase (glutamine-hydrolyzing): protein MTSAKTRALLIAGTGSGVGKTTVAMGLMAALSKKYKVQPFKVGPDFIDPSHHTRICGRPSRNLDSFMMGERGVLEIFKRGSQGADFCIIEGVMGLFDGLDSTEVASTAHVAKILDVPVVLVVNAHGVSRSIAAVVKGFSEFDSVNIQGIILNNTGGSRHVKLIMDSLHSAGIKIPVTGALPRNPELSIPSRHLGLHMAGESSQNIVVLSEFIEKHINMESVKAIASNFSSPDVALNEPEERFDARIGIAQDSAFCFYYQDSLDALKSLGAELVFFSPMSDELPEVDGIYLGGGYPELYARELEASPARRQIKKAADDGMPIYGECGALLYLNESLETDRSYKMAGVLGASSRMTDKLAALGYTEAETTADSPIALKGKIIRGHEFHYSVTDSDRDAHYVYKLRRGKGIIAGKDGLLEHNTLASYMHTHPASNSFEEFLQHCSKYRSR from the coding sequence ATGACATCCGCCAAAACTCGCGCACTCCTCATCGCAGGCACAGGCAGCGGCGTGGGGAAAACCACAGTCGCAATGGGTTTGATGGCAGCGCTCAGCAAAAAGTACAAAGTCCAGCCCTTCAAGGTCGGACCCGATTTCATCGACCCCTCCCACCACACACGCATATGCGGTCGCCCTTCAAGGAATCTCGACAGCTTCATGATGGGAGAGCGTGGAGTGCTTGAGATATTCAAACGAGGCTCGCAGGGCGCTGATTTTTGCATAATAGAAGGGGTGATGGGTCTTTTTGACGGGCTTGATTCCACAGAAGTTGCAAGCACAGCCCATGTTGCCAAGATTCTGGATGTACCTGTTGTGCTGGTTGTCAATGCACATGGAGTCTCGCGCAGCATTGCCGCTGTTGTCAAGGGTTTTAGCGAATTTGACAGCGTCAATATTCAGGGAATAATCCTCAATAACACGGGTGGCAGCAGGCATGTTAAACTTATAATGGATTCGCTGCACAGCGCAGGCATCAAAATTCCCGTCACAGGAGCGCTTCCAAGAAATCCTGAATTATCAATCCCTTCGCGACACCTTGGTCTTCACATGGCAGGTGAAAGCAGCCAGAATATAGTGGTGCTGTCAGAGTTTATTGAAAAGCATATCAACATGGAATCGGTAAAAGCAATAGCAAGCAACTTCAGCTCGCCAGATGTCGCTCTAAACGAGCCTGAGGAAAGATTCGATGCCAGAATAGGCATTGCCCAGGACAGCGCCTTTTGTTTCTATTACCAGGATTCGTTAGATGCCCTCAAAAGTCTGGGAGCAGAGCTTGTTTTTTTCAGCCCGATGAGCGACGAGCTGCCGGAGGTGGACGGCATTTATCTCGGAGGAGGGTATCCTGAGCTATATGCGCGTGAACTTGAAGCCTCTCCAGCCCGCCGACAGATTAAAAAAGCAGCAGATGACGGAATGCCGATATACGGAGAATGCGGGGCGCTGCTGTATTTGAATGAAAGTCTTGAGACTGACCGAAGTTATAAAATGGCAGGCGTTCTTGGGGCAAGTTCAAGGATGACCGATAAGCTTGCTGCGCTCGGTTATACAGAGGCTGAAACCACAGCCGACTCGCCCATTGCACTGAAAGGCAAAATAATCAGGGGGCATGAGTTCCACTATTCGGTAACAGATAGCGACAGGGATGCGCATTATGTTTATAAACTGAGGCGAGGAAAAGGGATTATCGCTGGGAAGGATGGTCTGCTCGAGCATAATACCTTGGCAAGCTACATGCATACCCATCCAGCCTCGAATTCGTTTGAAGAGTTTTTACAACATTGCAGTAAATATAGATCACGATAG
- a CDS encoding flavodoxin domain-containing protein produces MVVELKEGVYWVGAVDWNIKKFHGHEYSTHRGTTYNAYLIIDEKVALVDTVYGPYSHQMIENIENIIDVKKIDYVIANHAETDHSGGLPELMKLIPDAPVVVSEKGKESIYKHYQHHWNFKVVKTGDSISLGKNSLVFVMAPMLHWPDSMFTYLTGKNILMPNDAFGMHYASSGRFNDEVDEIEVYQEAIKFYANILTPFSELVIKKIDEFKKLNIPVDIIAPSHGIMWRKNPMQIVNKYYEWASGGNDGSAVIIYDTMWNATEKMAQAIAEGLEKEGVKFKLFNMAVCDRNDVLTEVFKAKGILIGSPALNNGLLPTIKPILEDLKGLRFRNKVGAAFGSYGWSGENVKLIEENLEKARIKVVQEGIKFKWQPTMDELEKCVEFGRSFATEMKGGDN; encoded by the coding sequence ATGGTTGTAGAATTAAAAGAAGGCGTGTACTGGGTCGGCGCAGTTGACTGGAATATCAAGAAGTTTCACGGGCATGAATATTCAACGCACAGGGGCACTACGTATAATGCGTACCTGATTATCGATGAAAAAGTAGCTCTCGTGGATACTGTTTATGGTCCCTATTCCCATCAGATGATAGAGAACATTGAAAATATCATCGATGTCAAGAAAATTGATTACGTGATTGCAAACCATGCCGAGACAGATCATTCAGGCGGGCTTCCCGAATTGATGAAACTGATACCTGATGCCCCTGTCGTGGTCTCAGAGAAGGGAAAAGAAAGCATCTACAAACATTACCAGCACCACTGGAATTTCAAGGTTGTGAAAACCGGCGACAGCATAAGCCTCGGGAAAAACAGCCTTGTATTCGTAATGGCTCCCATGCTGCACTGGCCCGACAGCATGTTCACATACCTTACAGGCAAGAATATCCTGATGCCCAATGACGCCTTTGGCATGCACTACGCATCATCCGGGCGCTTCAACGACGAGGTAGATGAGATCGAGGTGTACCAGGAAGCCATAAAATTCTATGCGAATATACTTACGCCTTTTTCCGAGCTTGTCATCAAGAAAATAGACGAGTTCAAGAAATTGAACATTCCTGTGGATATCATCGCCCCAAGCCACGGGATTATGTGGAGGAAAAATCCGATGCAGATCGTGAATAAATATTACGAATGGGCATCGGGGGGAAATGACGGCTCTGCTGTCATTATATACGATACCATGTGGAACGCCACGGAAAAAATGGCGCAGGCGATAGCCGAGGGGCTTGAAAAGGAAGGGGTGAAGTTCAAATTGTTCAACATGGCTGTTTGCGACCGCAATGATGTCCTGACTGAGGTTTTCAAAGCTAAGGGAATACTCATCGGCTCACCCGCATTGAACAATGGTCTCCTGCCCACGATTAAGCCCATACTTGAGGATTTGAAAGGATTGAGGTTCAGGAACAAGGTGGGAGCAGCCTTCGGTTCATACGGCTGGAGCGGGGAGAACGTGAAGCTCATAGAGGAGAACCTTGAGAAAGCCAGGATCAAGGTGGTGCAGGAAGGTATTAAATTCAAGTGGCAGCCAACGATGGATGAGCTTGAGAAGTGCGTGGAGTTCGGAAGGAGCTTTGCTACGGAGATGAAGGGTGGGGATAATTAA
- a CDS encoding DUF6516 family protein yields the protein MVVADYFKTVERLLSNSKLIVDKTVDFKEFSSDEGMARGRLLFLGGYVLTFMEYIQTGKERLKYRFNLTDGKGNMIFRYDNAAHHKEDYTYPHHKHVSTGVKPSKEIGLAEVLSEIESMILAKFES from the coding sequence TTGGTAGTTGCTGATTATTTTAAAACAGTAGAGCGATTGTTGAGCAACTCCAAGCTCATTGTAGATAAAACAGTTGATTTTAAAGAATTCAGCAGCGATGAAGGTATGGCAAGAGGGCGGCTATTATTCTTGGGCGGATACGTGCTTACGTTTATGGAGTACATCCAGACAGGAAAAGAGCGACTCAAGTATAGATTCAATCTCACTGATGGTAAAGGCAATATGATTTTTAGATACGATAATGCCGCTCACCATAAGGAAGACTATACTTACCCGCACCACAAACACGTAAGCACCGGGGTCAAACCTTCAAAAGAGATCGGACTCGCTGAAGTTTTGTCCGAGATTGAGAGCATGATATTAGCCAAATTTGAGAGTTAA